Proteins from a genomic interval of Undibacterium parvum:
- a CDS encoding SHOCT domain-containing protein — MYKFLKLAVSLSFIAVLSTGCVNHSTANVNPLVNLSSLKTMHVKHLPSDNTKVNEEIADKLRLKGVTVSTGATPPSNVDAIVTYIDRWRWDITMYMLELTVTIRDPKSDWPMAVGNSLHTSLTRKSQSEMIDEVINTIYNSAGKPVVTSNGPTTSAASTTSTATPQQITPPAPAIKEAAAVPPASNLSEKLRELDALKKDGLITEAEYASKRKTLIEKF; from the coding sequence TTGTATAAATTTTTAAAACTCGCCGTCAGCCTAAGTTTCATCGCTGTACTGAGCACAGGCTGCGTCAATCATTCGACCGCCAATGTTAATCCCCTGGTCAATCTGTCCTCGCTCAAAACCATGCACGTCAAGCACTTGCCTTCGGATAATACCAAGGTCAATGAAGAGATCGCAGACAAACTCAGACTCAAGGGTGTCACCGTCAGCACCGGCGCGACGCCACCGAGCAACGTCGACGCCATCGTCACCTATATCGACCGCTGGCGTTGGGACATCACCATGTACATGCTTGAGCTGACCGTCACCATCCGCGACCCAAAATCAGATTGGCCTATGGCAGTCGGCAACTCTCTGCACACCTCGCTCACCCGTAAATCGCAGTCAGAGATGATCGATGAAGTGATCAACACGATCTACAACAGCGCCGGCAAACCAGTAGTGACCAGTAACGGCCCGACCACAAGTGCAGCAAGCACGACCAGCACAGCCACGCCACAACAAATAACACCACCAGCACCGGCCATCAAAGAAGCCGCCGCTGTGCCGCCAGCATCGAACCTGAGTGAGAAGTTACGGGAATTAGACGCACTTAAAAAAGACGGTCTGATTACCGAAGCAGAATACGCCAGCAAGCGCAAAACGCTGATTGAGAAGTTTTAA
- a CDS encoding AhpC/TSA family protein: MPQINAPGVDLAQLAATSILAAPGQPLLVGQLWQKQTVILVFLRHFACIACRAHAAQVWAEREKYQSSGARIIFIGNGQASWIEKFRQDLGIEHGVVLTDPSLLSFEAAGMRLGYFDLLRPQSVINRMKLAQDGYSATPYHKDAGNHWQMGGILAVSKQGKALFHFASQALGDFPDEPYLDLINEDEKAILSA, encoded by the coding sequence ATGCCACAAATTAATGCGCCAGGGGTGGATCTTGCACAACTCGCCGCCACCAGCATTTTGGCGGCACCGGGGCAGCCCTTGCTGGTCGGACAGTTGTGGCAAAAACAAACGGTGATACTGGTGTTTCTGCGCCATTTTGCCTGCATTGCTTGCCGCGCCCATGCGGCGCAAGTCTGGGCCGAGCGCGAGAAATACCAAAGTAGCGGTGCCAGGATCATCTTTATTGGCAATGGCCAAGCCAGCTGGATAGAAAAATTTCGCCAGGATCTGGGGATAGAGCACGGCGTCGTTCTGACCGACCCCTCGCTGCTGAGCTTTGAAGCCGCGGGCATGCGGCTAGGCTACTTCGATCTGCTGCGCCCGCAGTCTGTGATTAACCGCATGAAACTCGCCCAGGACGGCTATAGTGCCACGCCCTACCACAAGGATGCTGGCAATCATTGGCAAATGGGCGGGATACTCGCCGTCAGTAAGCAGGGAAAAGCCCTGTTTCACTTCGCCAGTCAGGCCTTGGGTGACTTTCCAGACGAACCCTATCTGGATTTGATCAACGAGGATGAGAAGGCGATTCTTTCAGCTTGA
- a CDS encoding oleate hydratase: MYYSNGNYEAFARPRKPAGVENKTAWFVGSGLASLAGAAFLIRDGQMAGNRITILEQQGLPGGALDGIKEPKEGYVIRGGREMEDHFECLWDLFRSIPSLEIPGASVLDEFYWLNKDDPNYSLQRATMQRGQDAHTDGLFTLSEQAQKEIITLFLATREEMENKRINQVFGTEFLDSNFWLYWRTMFAFEEWHSALEMKLYLHRFIHQVGGMPDLSSLKFTKYNQYESLVLPLVAWLQEQGVRFQYGTEVTDVDFKFDDGRKQASAIHWCQDGVASSVALGPDDLLFMTIGSLTENSNNGDHHNAAKLNVGPAPAWDLWRRIAAKDEAFGRPDVFGAHIPETKWESATVTTLDQRIPRYIQKIAKRDPFSGKVVTGGIVTVKDSAWLLSWTVNRQPHFKQQPKDQIVVWVYGLFADKPGDYVKKNMQDCTGEEITQEWLYHMGVPLEEIAELAATAAKTVPVMMPYITAFFMPRQAGDRPDVVPAGSVNFAFIGQFAESKERDCIFTTEYSVRTPMEAVYSLLKVERGVPEVFNSTYDIRSLLAAAGRLRDGKAMSIPGPGFLRKLLMNKLDKTQIGALLREFKIVNDE; the protein is encoded by the coding sequence ATGTACTATAGCAATGGTAACTACGAAGCTTTCGCGCGCCCTCGCAAACCTGCAGGTGTCGAGAATAAGACTGCCTGGTTTGTCGGCTCTGGGCTGGCGTCACTGGCGGGTGCGGCATTTCTGATCCGTGACGGCCAGATGGCGGGCAATCGTATCACCATCCTGGAGCAGCAAGGCTTGCCCGGCGGTGCGCTCGATGGTATCAAAGAGCCCAAAGAGGGCTACGTGATACGCGGTGGGCGCGAGATGGAAGATCATTTCGAATGTCTGTGGGATCTGTTCCGCTCGATTCCTTCGCTAGAGATCCCCGGTGCTAGCGTGCTCGATGAGTTTTACTGGCTCAACAAGGATGATCCTAATTATTCTTTGCAGCGCGCCACCATGCAGCGCGGCCAGGACGCGCACACCGACGGCTTGTTTACGCTCAGCGAACAGGCGCAAAAAGAGATCATTACGCTGTTTCTGGCGACCCGCGAGGAGATGGAAAATAAGCGCATCAACCAGGTGTTCGGCACTGAATTTTTGGATAGTAATTTCTGGTTGTACTGGCGCACTATGTTTGCCTTTGAAGAATGGCATTCGGCGCTGGAGATGAAGCTGTACCTGCACCGCTTCATCCATCAGGTCGGCGGCATGCCGGATCTGTCTTCGCTAAAATTCACCAAGTACAATCAGTACGAATCGCTGGTGCTGCCGCTGGTCGCGTGGTTACAAGAGCAGGGTGTGCGGTTTCAGTACGGGACCGAAGTGACCGATGTCGATTTCAAGTTCGACGATGGACGCAAGCAGGCCAGCGCCATCCACTGGTGTCAGGACGGTGTCGCCAGCAGCGTCGCGCTAGGTCCGGATGACTTACTCTTCATGACCATAGGCTCACTCACCGAGAACTCCAATAATGGCGACCATCACAATGCCGCCAAGCTCAATGTAGGCCCGGCACCGGCCTGGGATCTGTGGCGTCGCATCGCCGCCAAGGATGAGGCTTTTGGTCGCCCAGACGTGTTTGGCGCGCATATTCCCGAAACCAAATGGGAGTCGGCCACCGTCACCACGCTCGATCAACGCATCCCCAGGTACATACAGAAAATTGCCAAGCGCGATCCGTTTAGCGGCAAAGTGGTGACCGGCGGCATCGTGACGGTGAAAGATTCAGCCTGGTTGCTGAGCTGGACGGTCAACCGTCAGCCGCATTTTAAACAGCAGCCTAAAGACCAGATCGTGGTCTGGGTGTATGGCCTGTTTGCCGATAAGCCCGGTGACTACGTCAAGAAAAACATGCAAGACTGCACTGGCGAAGAGATCACGCAAGAATGGCTGTACCACATGGGCGTGCCGCTGGAGGAGATTGCTGAGCTGGCCGCCACCGCTGCCAAGACGGTGCCAGTGATGATGCCCTACATCACCGCCTTCTTCATGCCGCGCCAGGCTGGTGACAGGCCTGACGTAGTGCCTGCGGGATCAGTCAACTTCGCCTTCATCGGCCAGTTTGCCGAATCGAAAGAACGCGACTGCATCTTCACCACCGAATACTCAGTGCGCACGCCGATGGAGGCGGTCTACAGCTTGCTCAAGGTCGAGCGTGGTGTGCCTGAGGTTTTCAATTCGACCTACGATATCCGTAGTCTGCTGGCCGCCGCTGGCCGTTTGCGTGACGGTAAAGCGATGAGCATCCCAGGGCCAGGCTTCTTGCGCAAATTGCTGATGAATAAGCTCGACAAGACCCAGATCGGCGCATTACTGCGCGAGTTTAAGATCGTCAATGATGAGTAA
- a CDS encoding sterol desaturase family protein: MQEKQQVILSAPVSALADAARDTARLMGADGELKKGYGIVSGVWALGLAILCVLGVLAFHFPQYLTTPELRNKYSYDMVRHLIFAALVIAGSISLINVILGRARSINGVAGALVVASLALGGSHVPIAEFPDHTPYIGMDWFILDLLGSTLIFVALEKIFPLYRGQPIFRKEWQTDLVHFAVNHFIIGLALLTVNFLIHKIFGWIALPSLQELVQALPFLPQLLLCILVADLAQYWTHRAYHEVPFLWRFHAVHHSTKTMDWLAGSRMHMLELIVTRVLVLGSLYVLGFEKSVMDVYIIVVGFQAVFNHANVHLNWGPLKYLIVTPDFHHWHHSSDQIALDKNYAAHFSFIDHLFGTAIKGQQGFPEQYGVFGDYMPDGFSAQQRFPFHVDPYRAGTAAILRAKRSKRQLKKIAAKSASPE, from the coding sequence ATGCAAGAGAAGCAGCAAGTAATTTTATCGGCGCCGGTGAGCGCGCTGGCGGATGCGGCCAGGGATACCGCGCGCTTGATGGGCGCCGACGGCGAGCTGAAAAAAGGTTATGGCATCGTCAGCGGCGTGTGGGCTTTGGGCTTGGCGATACTGTGTGTATTGGGGGTGTTGGCCTTCCATTTTCCGCAGTATTTAACCACGCCAGAACTACGCAATAAGTATTCTTACGATATGGTTAGGCACCTGATTTTTGCGGCACTGGTGATTGCGGGATCGATTAGTCTGATCAACGTAATCCTCGGGCGCGCCCGTAGCATCAACGGGGTGGCCGGTGCGCTGGTGGTGGCCAGTTTGGCGCTGGGTGGCTCGCATGTGCCTATTGCGGAGTTTCCAGATCACACGCCCTACATAGGCATGGACTGGTTTATTCTTGATTTACTCGGTTCTACGCTGATCTTCGTAGCCTTGGAAAAGATCTTCCCCCTGTATCGCGGTCAGCCGATTTTTAGAAAAGAATGGCAGACCGATCTGGTGCATTTTGCGGTGAACCATTTCATCATTGGTTTAGCGCTGTTGACGGTGAATTTTTTGATCCACAAAATATTCGGCTGGATCGCGCTCCCGTCCTTGCAAGAATTGGTGCAGGCGCTGCCGTTTTTGCCGCAGCTTTTGCTGTGCATATTGGTAGCAGATCTGGCGCAATACTGGACCCACCGGGCGTATCATGAAGTGCCGTTTCTGTGGCGCTTCCATGCTGTGCATCACAGCACCAAGACCATGGATTGGCTGGCCGGATCGCGCATGCATATGCTGGAGCTGATTGTCACCCGCGTGTTGGTGCTGGGTAGCTTGTATGTGCTGGGATTTGAAAAGTCGGTGATGGATGTGTACATCATCGTGGTGGGCTTTCAGGCTGTGTTTAACCACGCCAATGTGCATCTCAATTGGGGGCCGCTGAAATACCTGATCGTCACGCCCGATTTCCATCACTGGCATCATTCGTCCGACCAGATCGCGCTGGATAAAAACTATGCAGCCCACTTCTCTTTTATCGACCATCTGTTTGGCACGGCGATCAAGGGTCAGCAGGGATTCCCCGAGCAGTACGGCGTGTTTGGCGACTATATGCCAGATGGGTTTAGCGCTCAGCAGCGCTTTCCATTCCACGTCGACCCGTACCGCGCCGGTACCGCAGCGATACTGCGTGCCAAGCGCAGCAAGCGCCAGTTGAAGAAAATCGCCGCAAAATCGGCATCGCCAGAATGA
- a CDS encoding M13 family metallopeptidase gives MLQLRPLSAALLAFGLLSNAAIFAADTTANAALKPDQPLNALPYHPSLDLSSMDTSVDPCEDFYTYSCGGWKAANPIPSDRSSWSVYSKLAQDNQQYLWGILAGFAKNTEGRNASQQKIGDYFASCMDESSVESRGITPLQPTLDLIAGMKDKASLAKVLAQLHLASADEGLFFGFGASQDLSDSNSVIAFATGGGISLPDRDFYTKTDEKSKKMREQYTQHVAKTFELSGVAPAQAQQFSLTVLAIETELAKATLTQVEKRDPYQQFHKMNLKALQALTPNFSWNAYLEGIGKKELTSFNVTEPKFYKKLSQQWQQRSLAELQTYLRWHVLHNASAQLSSPFVQENFAFYSKTLRGVPEQPPRWKYCVGLIDVQLGEALGQEFVKRNFSPELKEQTLRMTLQIEAAMKKDIESLSWMSAKTKAKAQEKLASIVNKIGYPDSWRDYSNFEVKANDFAGNVQRGTVFETRRQLAKIGKPVERAEWGMTPQTVNAYYNPQMNDINFPAGVLQPPLFDNKMDAGPNYGNTGGTIGHEIIHGFDDEGRQFDAKGNLKDWWDKKDAKAFLERSQCIVDQYAGYTIVDDIKINSKLTLGEDSADLGGMLLAWMAWQAEFAEHPSEARDGLSPEQRFFIGFAQWDCANDRPENLRVNALTNPHSPAQFRINGVAVNMPQFHKAFACKAGQAMVKKDQCRVW, from the coding sequence ATGCTTCAATTACGTCCCCTTAGCGCCGCACTACTGGCGTTTGGTCTACTCAGTAACGCGGCTATTTTTGCAGCGGATACGACGGCAAATGCGGCGCTCAAGCCAGATCAGCCCCTCAACGCCCTGCCTTACCACCCTAGCCTGGACCTGAGTTCTATGGATACCAGCGTCGATCCTTGCGAAGATTTTTATACCTATAGTTGTGGCGGCTGGAAAGCGGCTAACCCGATTCCATCGGATAGGTCTAGCTGGAGTGTGTACTCCAAATTGGCGCAGGATAATCAGCAATATCTGTGGGGTATTTTGGCTGGCTTTGCCAAAAACACCGAAGGACGTAATGCATCACAGCAAAAAATTGGCGATTATTTTGCCTCTTGCATGGATGAGTCTAGCGTAGAAAGCCGCGGCATCACACCACTACAGCCGACTTTAGACTTAATCGCCGGCATGAAAGACAAGGCTTCACTGGCCAAGGTCTTGGCGCAATTACACCTTGCCAGCGCTGATGAAGGTCTGTTTTTCGGTTTCGGTGCCAGTCAGGATTTGAGTGACTCGAATAGCGTGATTGCCTTTGCCACCGGTGGCGGCATCAGTTTGCCGGATCGCGATTTTTATACCAAGACCGATGAAAAATCAAAAAAAATGCGTGAGCAATATACCCAGCACGTTGCCAAGACCTTTGAATTAAGTGGCGTAGCGCCAGCGCAGGCGCAGCAATTTAGTCTGACGGTATTGGCGATAGAAACAGAGTTAGCCAAAGCCACCCTGACGCAGGTAGAAAAACGCGATCCCTACCAGCAGTTTCATAAGATGAATCTGAAGGCTTTGCAGGCACTCACACCAAATTTCAGCTGGAATGCATATCTCGAAGGCATAGGTAAAAAAGAGCTGACCAGCTTCAATGTCACTGAACCGAAATTTTACAAAAAATTGAGCCAGCAATGGCAGCAACGCTCTTTGGCAGAGCTGCAAACCTATCTGCGCTGGCATGTCTTGCACAATGCCTCGGCGCAGTTATCCAGCCCTTTCGTTCAAGAAAATTTTGCTTTCTATTCCAAGACTTTGCGCGGGGTGCCTGAGCAGCCACCCCGTTGGAAGTATTGCGTCGGTTTGATCGATGTGCAGTTGGGCGAGGCACTAGGCCAGGAATTCGTGAAACGTAATTTTAGCCCTGAACTAAAAGAACAAACCCTGCGCATGACCTTGCAAATCGAGGCTGCAATGAAAAAGGACATCGAATCTTTAAGTTGGATGAGCGCAAAGACTAAGGCCAAGGCGCAAGAAAAACTGGCCAGTATCGTCAATAAAATTGGCTATCCGGATAGTTGGCGCGATTACAGCAACTTCGAGGTGAAAGCCAATGATTTTGCTGGCAACGTACAGCGCGGTACAGTGTTTGAAACCCGCCGTCAGTTGGCAAAAATCGGCAAGCCGGTGGAACGCGCTGAATGGGGCATGACACCGCAAACCGTGAATGCGTATTACAACCCACAAATGAACGATATCAACTTCCCAGCCGGGGTTTTACAACCGCCCCTGTTCGACAATAAAATGGATGCGGGTCCGAACTACGGCAACACCGGCGGCACCATAGGCCACGAAATCATCCACGGTTTCGATGATGAAGGCCGTCAGTTTGACGCCAAAGGCAATCTGAAAGACTGGTGGGACAAAAAAGACGCCAAAGCGTTTTTAGAGCGTTCGCAATGTATCGTCGATCAATACGCTGGCTACACCATCGTCGATGACATCAAAATCAATAGCAAGCTGACCTTGGGTGAAGATTCAGCCGATCTGGGCGGCATGTTATTGGCGTGGATGGCATGGCAAGCCGAGTTTGCCGAACATCCTAGTGAAGCGCGCGATGGTTTGTCGCCAGAGCAAAGATTTTTTATCGGCTTTGCGCAGTGGGATTGCGCCAATGACAGACCTGAAAATCTACGCGTCAATGCGCTGACCAATCCACATTCGCCAGCACAGTTCCGCATTAATGGTGTGGCAGTAAATATGCCACAATTTCATAAGGCATTTGCTTGCAAGGCGGGACAAGCCATGGTCAAAAAGGATCAATGTCGGGTCTGGTAA
- the nudC gene encoding NAD(+) diphosphatase: MLRTPDTFIPTLVPQTHAAPLVFIFRSGELLVRESDLTLPDTSAGIPQGLQADHMHPLGMWQTQYCCTTWLAAEVEADRGFVFKSLRELFGVFDDQLLGLASRAAQINEWIRTHRYCGVCANPMQLASGERAFQCSACGHIAYPRISPAMMVLIKKGDTVLLAHHGRSPSGRFSPLAGFLEAGESIEDAIHREVMEEVGLKVNNISYFGSQSWPFPHSLMIAFTADYVSGEICVDGEEISEARWFGPDVALPDMYPEISISGMLVNAHLQRKK, encoded by the coding sequence ATGCTAAGAACACCTGACACTTTTATCCCTACCTTGGTGCCCCAGACGCATGCCGCGCCTTTGGTGTTTATTTTCCGTTCTGGCGAATTACTCGTACGCGAAAGTGACCTGACATTGCCGGACACAAGCGCAGGCATACCGCAGGGTTTGCAAGCCGACCATATGCACCCGCTGGGCATGTGGCAAACGCAATATTGCTGCACCACCTGGCTAGCAGCAGAGGTCGAAGCTGATCGTGGTTTTGTTTTCAAAAGCCTGCGCGAATTATTTGGCGTTTTTGATGATCAACTGCTCGGGCTTGCCAGCCGTGCCGCGCAGATTAATGAGTGGATACGCACGCACCGTTATTGCGGAGTATGCGCAAACCCTATGCAGCTCGCTAGCGGTGAACGCGCCTTCCAGTGCAGCGCCTGTGGCCACATCGCCTACCCTCGCATTTCTCCGGCGATGATGGTCTTAATCAAAAAAGGCGATACCGTGTTGCTAGCACATCATGGCCGTTCGCCTAGCGGGCGTTTTAGTCCACTGGCTGGTTTTTTAGAAGCTGGCGAATCGATAGAAGACGCGATCCACCGCGAGGTAATGGAAGAAGTCGGCTTAAAGGTGAATAACATCAGCTACTTTGGCAGCCAATCCTGGCCGTTTCCACATTCATTGATGATCGCGTTTACGGCTGACTATGTCAGTGGCGAGATCTGTGTCGATGGTGAAGAAATAAGCGAAGCACGTTGGTTCGGCCCCGATGTCGCGTTACCGGATATGTATCCGGAAATATCGATTTCCGGGATGCTGGTGAACGCCCACCTGCAACGTAAAAAATAG
- a CDS encoding cytochrome-c peroxidase: MNIFKALVTALQYSIPHSTLYAILVFSALASGNLAAQVAGDYQHWRLPSIAPQPADNLGTPERIELGKMLFFDTRLSGDGTLSCASCHLAQFGWSDRKAVSLGIGGKPMDRNSQSLVNIAYNTGPVMWAGQKLSLEDQINGPMKNPNIMATDIPRLLNLLNTTPAYKQRFEQAYPGEEINLASIGKAIANFERSILSQATPFDQWLAGKRNAMTGQQLRGLRLFTNEKKTNCVACHRPPNFTDYGFHNIGLASTDIGRYQLQQMPVLMGAFKTPQLRDVEHKAPFMHNGSLKTLMEVVEHYNQGNLRATVGEVSVDIRPLHLSAREKADLVAFLKALSGPVQKMAAPILPE; encoded by the coding sequence ATGAACATTTTTAAAGCTCTCGTTACTGCTCTGCAGTATTCGATCCCGCACTCGACCCTGTATGCGATCCTGGTTTTTTCCGCGCTGGCTAGTGGCAATCTAGCCGCTCAAGTTGCTGGCGATTATCAACATTGGCGCTTACCAAGCATTGCGCCGCAACCGGCCGACAATCTAGGCACTCCAGAACGCATAGAGCTGGGCAAAATGCTGTTTTTTGATACCCGCTTATCTGGCGACGGAACATTGTCCTGCGCGTCTTGCCATTTGGCGCAATTTGGCTGGAGCGATAGAAAAGCGGTTTCTTTAGGCATAGGCGGCAAACCTATGGATCGCAACAGCCAGAGCCTGGTCAACATCGCCTATAACACTGGCCCTGTCATGTGGGCGGGGCAAAAGCTCAGTCTTGAAGATCAAATCAATGGGCCCATGAAAAACCCGAATATCATGGCAACCGACATACCCAGATTACTAAATTTACTCAATACGACACCGGCCTATAAACAAAGGTTTGAGCAAGCCTATCCAGGCGAAGAAATTAATCTGGCGAGTATAGGAAAGGCCATTGCGAATTTTGAGCGTAGTATCTTGAGTCAAGCCACGCCATTTGATCAATGGCTGGCCGGTAAGCGGAATGCCATGACGGGCCAGCAACTGCGCGGATTGCGTTTATTCACGAATGAAAAAAAGACCAATTGTGTGGCCTGCCATAGACCGCCCAACTTCACTGACTATGGCTTTCATAATATTGGGCTCGCCTCCACCGATATTGGCCGCTATCAGCTCCAGCAAATGCCGGTTTTGATGGGTGCGTTTAAAACACCGCAACTACGTGATGTCGAACACAAGGCGCCATTTATGCACAATGGTTCTTTGAAAACATTGATGGAAGTAGTCGAGCACTACAATCAAGGCAATCTCAGAGCCACGGTGGGCGAAGTCTCAGTCGATATCCGTCCCTTACATCTATCGGCGCGAGAAAAGGCTGACTTGGTCGCCTTCTTAAAAGCGCTGAGCGGGCCAGTGCAGAAAATGGCCGCGCCTATCTTGCCCGAATAA
- a CDS encoding phospholipase D family protein: protein MAKFLNTSATNYFLEELIKSATDRLILISPFLKLNDRMKELLADKNRLKIDVRIVYGKSELQPQEIDWLRGLTYIRTSFCKNLHAKCYMNEELCIITSLNLYEFSQVNNNEMGILIRRSEDAPLYKDAYEEAQRIIRISEEVRISLERVTTPVDIKTIAVVEKDDGDDMPGKLTTSKLAKKLGFKTEELIERAVSAGFIVVSDGKHTLATKGDLAGVEFIAKSRFGPYFLWPENLSFN, encoded by the coding sequence ATGGCAAAATTTTTAAACACAAGTGCGACTAATTACTTTCTAGAAGAATTAATTAAGAGCGCGACGGATCGATTAATTTTGATCAGCCCGTTTCTTAAGTTGAATGATCGGATGAAAGAACTTCTGGCGGATAAAAATCGACTCAAAATCGATGTTCGCATTGTTTATGGTAAAAGCGAATTGCAACCACAGGAAATCGACTGGCTTCGCGGGCTCACCTATATTCGTACAAGTTTTTGCAAGAACCTGCACGCCAAATGCTATATGAATGAAGAGCTGTGCATCATTACCAGTCTTAATCTCTATGAATTCAGTCAGGTCAACAATAATGAGATGGGTATCCTTATCCGTCGCTCTGAAGACGCGCCGCTTTATAAAGATGCCTATGAAGAAGCGCAACGCATTATTCGAATAAGCGAGGAAGTCCGGATATCGCTTGAGAGAGTAACAACCCCGGTCGATATTAAAACTATTGCTGTCGTCGAGAAGGACGATGGCGACGATATGCCAGGCAAACTCACGACTTCAAAACTGGCGAAAAAATTAGGTTTCAAAACAGAAGAACTGATAGAGCGTGCAGTTTCCGCTGGTTTTATTGTAGTAAGCGATGGCAAGCATACGCTAGCGACTAAGGGTGATCTGGCTGGCGTAGAATTTATTGCCAAATCACGTTTCGGCCCATACTTTCTGTGGCCAGAAAATTTGTCATTCAACTGA